DNA from Diabrotica virgifera virgifera chromosome 10, PGI_DIABVI_V3a:
gtttcttaaaatttgttttttaatatttttttattttttactttttagtcttacagttttcaaacattaaaaaatatattgtcatgtttattaaaatatgtataaaacatatgatgtactaacatgaaaagtagtcggaatcggcaaaaaatttgaaactttattgtttatttatgaagcttaacgtaaacaattaacgtaaaaagtgaaattatgtatagttcatatcattagctaatGTCCGtaaagtttttacattgtaaaaacaagagaatttaagcattttccattaaaatcgtttcttttaatttaaacaattaataaaccaaaaaaaaatgattgactattcgtgtattgttcctgcgaatgcatatgtttgaaaattttcattcatttgcgttgaagaaaaggcagtcaaattaacgtctaaacatttgacgcaaactattgaactaaataaagcgtttaaaaagaaacttactgctcgtggtttacaaaataactaaaatactgatgaaaaacataaaaactcttattaaaaaatataaattataaacataaatcaattttgaaatatgtcaaaagtaCATTAATCAAATGTGGTTAGACTACTCTAATAACTCGCTAGGTTGGGAAAGAAACTAAATAACAATgcataaaataatgatataaaaattTAAGCAAATTTTAAGTTATATTAGCGTCGCGTCGGCAGCTACCGCTGTACTCGAGTCTACTTTTAAAacttacattttaagaaaagtcaacataactcagaacactctgtacataggtgtAGGTAAGCCTTACGAAACTCTCCCTTGTTTCTTGCGTAAAATtagaaaatgcaataaaatacagggttttCTGTCagaaaaaatttaactttgatacACCGCCATTTAttggaacaccctctatatttcaaaataattttaaaataaactgttaatttaaaatttgtttcaaatATTTTACCACTTCGCTGTAATCTtacgtcccgttagtggtgactcaccctgtatatataatatcccgttcacagcgtaatCCGCTTTTGGGTTCTcgttcgccaagcctgtctattctgtCAGTgttcttcagatagatttcttgctgacattgcttttgaaATTCCTTGCATACATCTTGTTGCTGGTCGTCCTCGTTTTattttctctggtggtacccgTTCTAATATTTTTTTGGTAGTCTTTCTTTCCCCATACGTCTAACAGGTCCGTACCATATTAGTagttgtttttcgatgtcttctataattgatctttgtactttcatttgttTCCTTATGTCTTCATTTctcacatgttctaatctagactttcGCGCTGCTCTCCGTCTCAATTATTATTCTTCATCTTGGGCTTCCTAGTATCCATAATAAACTTTCCTAGACAGTAAAGCCCAAAAATTCTCTATTCGGCGAACCAGCGGAAGTTTGCAGGATTGTCGTTTTAGGGAACAAATGGTATTTGGTGTTGTAGAGGCCAGTTTTGGGTATCTCTTGACTAATAGTATGATGCTAGGTCTGAAGGAGTTGCGCTTGAGAGTATTTGGGGCACTTACGTCTCTTTAGGTATTTAAGACCATTCCTCCTCAATTCCAACGATATCTATCATATTCTTAGAAGATCTGTATTGACGAGCCAATCTTCCCCTTTTCCTTTCCAAGTTGGTTTTTTGCTCTTTTCACCAATCTCTCTGATTTCTCCGACTTCTATGCAGTAAATGCACGTGGTCTTCCACATTTTGGTAGATTCAGCCATGGTATTCCCTACTTAAACTAATATTGGTCTGCGTGAATTGTTTTCATTCTGAAAATATTCGACAGATTTTAGCTTTGAGTGCCCGCCCAACCAACTTGTAGATACTTTTTTTTATGTGTAATTTATACTATATCTTAAAGCAAAAACTtcagaataaataaattttaactGACAGTAGACAATGTAAACAAGCTTTTGTTTCCAAAGGCAacttaatattattttgtttttgttaaaattaaacacAATGAATTTTGTGCCAAAACTTTTAGGACATACATATTAAGCGAAGAATTGAAATATAAAATCCTACTTGCAATTAcgataataaacaataaatttttattgaaactTACATAGCGTAATGTATGTTACATAGCGTAATCCACTTTTCAGTATCGAAATATAAAACCGCCCTATACAGCGCCCCTAACCAGATAAGATAGTCGCGAGAACAGATTTCTACCAATAAGCATTTTTCTGAAGGCATTTCGTGAGATAAATTTTTGATGGAATTCATCCTCTGGTGAGAGAATATTGATGACTTGGTCGATGTGACAAAAAAGACAATTGTGTGGACTGGTACGAATCGAATGCTGAAAAAATAAGTTGATTGTGTGCTCCCACAGCATTGTAAAACGGGGAAGAAAAATAGCGGTAACAAGGTTTTTCTCAATACAgttcaatttttaaaataattggtACAAATatgttttctttcttttttttagttttttattatataatatatgggTCATTCTGACACTTTTCGACCAAAGTCGTGCGGGGGTGTCCTCCGATCTTCTTCAAATTTTGGTATGTTATAGTAGGTAATAAAAAAACATTGTCGCcaaattttcagatttttcctCCTCCCCAATTCGGAGAATGAGCCATTTTTAGCTCAAAAATGACCTTTTTTCATGGTTTTCTTacctatttttaaaaatctctcAAAATTCCGGTTTTCAATATTTTCTTATTGTGCAAGTTGCATTTTTTACCTTAAGTCGTCAAGTTTCAAATAGGAGTTATTACatttatatacagtgtgtccataaTAAGTTAGCCTAATGTCGAAAATTTGACCTTTTTGCAATTTTCGTGTCCATTAAAGTAATCGTGAAACCTGCTTCTCTTGTTTTCGACAAATTCTAACAATGACATTTTATTCTAATACAAACTCCATTAATATTGGCtgtagaaaagtataaaaaggTTAACATCTAACAAAACTACAGCCTatttaaaattgcaaaaaatcgaaaaaacgcGTTTTTGCTAATTTTGACCCCTATTACAACTTTTGTGCAGAAAAATATTTTGCTTTCAAACTTATAGCTTTTTCTGCTTAAGGCACCATGTTAAATATTCTGCCTATCTCGTTCATGGTATTTGATATTGAGATAGAAATTTAAGGCaataaaatttaagaaaatcgaaAAACGCGATTTTTGCTAATTTTGACCCCCAATATAACTTTTGTGCAGAAAAATATTTTGCTTTCAAACTTTTACCATTTTTTGCTTAAGACACCATCTTAAAGATTTTGCCTATCTCGTTCATGGTATTTGATATTGAGATAGCAATTTAAGGCAATGgaattttaaaaaatcgaaacAACCCGTTTTTGCTAATGTTGACtcctattacaatttttttgtagaaaaatatttttctttgaaacATTCAATATTTTCAGCTTAAGGTACAAATCAAATAATTTTACTTATGCTTGTCATgacattttatatatatatatatatatatatatatatatatatatatatatatatatatatatatatatatatatatatatatatatatatatatatatatatgtatataaatacagggtgaggcagataactggcctattagaaatatctcgagaactaaaggcaacagaatcatgaaaattggaatacaggggttttgaaggatgatctattaaatgaaaatattttcatctctttgcaacttcaggttataccggaagttgcttataacttcgtttttttaaatgggacaccctgtatatttttacatttttggattctcttggatgtcttctttcttaaaatatgaggatttgcaATGtgatacagggtattttaaaagataattacgttttttttattaatttcgtatcaatatacacaccctgtagaattgtagtagtttaacaactaaaactctacttacgttcaaatgatttttaatatagtctactattgttaacaatcattagtatagctaaatttttaattttagtatacagggttggtcgaaactcggaatgagtattttctgagttttcttaaatggaacaccctgtattttagtattgtaatgaaatgatattttatagtacttttttatttcttaagcatttcctttacctaactgctttaatgtgtgcttaattgttaatcgcaccaacaattttaactacgtaggaattttgatagctaaaccattattggtaattttaaggaccagtctggattaatacgtatctatttctgaaaaattatttgtgattgaatatagggtgttctatttaagataactcagaaaatattcattccgagtttcgactaactctgtatactaaaatttcaaaattagctatactaattattcttaacaataatagactatattaaaaatcacttaatgTAAGCAGAGTTTACAAtatcaaactattacaattctacagggtgtgaatgttgctacgaaattaataaaaaaacgtaaatatcttttaaaataccctgtataatattacaaaatctcatattttaagaaagaagatattgagaagaatccaaaaatgtaaaaatatacagggtgtcccattaaaaaaaaaacaagttataagcaacttccggtataacagtttacttcaagcagcagcgagaagcggaactacctgacttgacaatggcaagtgagatcttgccgaaacgtcgtcaaaataatggtttttatcaaaaccaaaattattcaacgcggagtcaaacccggaaaacaacagaaagcacatatagctcccgcggaaacttcaagtgtaacatatatatatatatatatatatatatatatatatatatatatatatatatatatatatatatatatatatatatatatatatatagtaaagttttgaatattggggaaatctgcaaaccaacactcaatgcgtatcaattgtacggcctaacgttttcgtgaatgattattcacttcttcagggctgaaataaagaaaatgttaattagccatatatattccatgcaaaatgttagttttcattaccaatacgtagaattgtagagttacgttgttaagtaataaaaaagacgatatgtataaaaacatatctctttttgtttgaagtaaaaaagAAAACACAACACTTCACCTTGGAAAACTATGGCTATATGGTTACAATCAATGAATTATTTACTCAAGGAACCAATTACACTAGCATATAACTACATTTTATGTTGGAAGTAACTTTACATGTAGATGAGAACAATGAATGTTTAAATATGTCCTTCTTTTTTTGAACTTTCCCGTTCGGTGTTAACTATATTGAGCGCATGCTCATGAATAGACATGTAGGTTCATTTGACCTACGCATAGAAGTACCAAACACCTAATCGGTACGGACAAAaggtattattaaacaaaaatattaaggtttatttaTCTAAATATTACAAGAGGATGTACCGCAACATAAGTGTCATGTTACATAATtacatattctatttatttaaaggtttttttttaattttttttaaattattgttgattattggcaaacaaaaattatttttttattctaagaaCTATTAATATTGACAATTACGTATTATCAGTCAAGTTGGAGTCATGCAAATTCGATCTATGGCTGgtatctgatctgagtaaaagatGATAAATATCACTCAGATTTTTGAAGTCACCTTTAACATTAATAGAGGAATCATTAAGGAAGATATAGAACATTTCAATAAATTcccttttaaatttattgttctctTGATGAAGAACGATGGTGTTTTCAAAGTCCATGGAATGACCTGTGGTATGGACGTGTTTAGCCAATGCACAACGGTCGGGCTGAAGACGTGAATCACTTTTGTGTAAAGTGATCCTAAATTTAAGAAGGTGAGAAGTTTGACCAATGTACGATTTTTTACAAGAAGAACAGGGAACTTTGTAGACAATATTACTAAGCTTACCTATTTCTGTTTTATCCTTAACTTTTGAAAAAAGCTTGTTAATTGTTAAAGCTGATCTGAAAGCCACAttgattttaaaatgattatcattgttgttattgttattttctaAATTATTAAATATCCTAGTCAACCCCGGAGTAATATCTTTGATATAAGGTATTGAAAAATATCTATTTAAAGTTGGAGTATTAGAGACCCTGTCATTGCCTAAGCCATCAAGGTCAACATTGTTAGTCGCGGGGGAAGGTGTTAAGTCTTCATTATGGACTGTGTTAAACAAGATCTTATTTATTAGTGTGGTTGGATAAGAATTTGAGATGAACAATTTAGTTAGTATTTCCAGGTTTTTGTTATGGAAGGAAGGATCTGATAATTTGATGACTCTGCTTTTCATCTGTTTTCCTAAATTAACTTTGGTGGAATGTTTGTGATATGAATGGTAGTTTAAATACCTGCCCGAATGAGTAGGTTTCTGATACCAAtcaattttaattatattgtttGCATCCCTTATCATTCTGATGTCTAGAAAGGGTACTGAAAAGTTAGTATCCTCTTTCTCTATAGTAAATTGGATATTTGGGATGAAACTGTTGAAGGTGTttaataattcatcagttttatcaGATGGCACAGCCAAGattatgtcatcaacatattttGTGATGAAGGGAATGTTGAAGGATAAGACAGGAACATTCCCTTCatcaaaaaatatgttgatgacataatCTTGGCTGTGCCATCcgataaaactgatgaattattaaACACCTTCAACAGTTTCATCCCAAATATCCAATTTACTATAGAGAAAGAGGATACTAACTTTTCAGTACCCTTTCTAGACATCAGAATGATAAGGGATGCaaacaatataattaaaattgaTTGGTATCAGAAACCTACTCATTCGGGCAGGTATTTAAACTACCATTCATATCACAAACATTCCACCAAAGTTAATTTAGGAAAACAGATGAAAAGCAGAGTCATCAAATTATCAGATCCTTCCTTCCATAACAAAAACCTGGAAATACTAACTAAATTGTTCATCTCAAATTCTTATCCAACCACACTAATAAATAAGATCTTGTTTAACACAGTCCATAATGAAGACTTAACACCTTCCCCCGCGACTAACAATGTTGACCTTGATGGCTTAGGCAATGACAGGGTCTCTAATACTCCAACTTTAAATAGATATTTTTCAATACCTTATATCAAAGATATTACTCCGGGGTTGACTAGGATATTTAGTAATTTAGAAAGTAACAATAACAACAatgataatcattttaaaatcaaTGTGGCTTTCAGATCAACTTTAACAATTAACAAGCTTTTTTCAAAAGTTAAGGATAAAACAGAAATAGGTAAGCTTAGTAATATTGTCTACAAAGTTCCCTGTTCTTCTTGTAAAAAATCGTACATTGGTCAAACTTCTCAACTTCTTAAATTTAGGACCACTTTACACAAAAGTGATTCACGTCTTCAGCCCGACCGTTGTGCATTGGCTAAACACGTCCATACCACAGGTCATTCCATGGACTTTGAAAACACCATCGTTCTTCATCAagagaacaataaatttaaaagggAATTTATTGAAATGTCCTATATCTTCCTTAATGATTCCTCTATTAATGTTAAAGGTGACTTCAAAAATCTGAGTGATATTTATCatcttttactcagatcagatacCAGCCATAGATCGAATTTGCATGACTCCAACTTGACTGATAATACGTAATTGTCAATATTAATAGttcttagaataaaaaaataatttttgtttgccaataatcaacaaaaatttaaaaaaaaattaaaaaaaacctttaaataaatagaatatgtaATTATGTAACATGACACTTATGTTGCGGTACATCCTCTTGTAATATTTAGATAAATAAACcttaataattttgtttaatgaTACCTTTTGTCCGTACCGATTAGGTGTTTGGTACTTCTATGCGTAGGTCAAATGAACCTACATGTCTATTCATGAGCATGCGCTCAATATAGTTAACACCGAACGGGAAAGTTCAAAAAAAGAAGGACATATTTAAACATTCATTGTTCTCATCTACATGTAAAGTTACTTCCAACATAAAATGTAGTTATATGCTAGTGTAATTGGTTCCTTGAGTAAATAATTCATTGATTGTAACCATATAGCCATAGTTTTCCAAGGTGAAGTGTTGTGTTTTcttttttacttcaaacaaaaagagatatgtttttatacatatcgtcttttttattacttaacaacgtaactctacaattctacgtattggtaatgaaaactaacattttgcatggaatatatatggctaattaacattttctttatttcagccctgaagaagtgaataatcattcacgaaaactttaggccgtacaattgatacgcattgagttttggtttgcagatttccccaatattcaaaactttactgtttaacttatctgcaaagattaatctttctttatatatatatatatatatatatatatatatatatatatatatatatatatatatataaattgtcttcgacatatataaatatatatatatatatatatatatatatatatatatatatatatatatatatatatatacgaataataaatacaataaatatatatatatacgaatttcacaaattttttgggtattgaagtcaaattggggctttaaagtatactattgtctaatattcgagctttcggaaatgtttatttcctttttcaagaatgtctacaatgcaataagataaaaaaaatattagaatatgTATCAAAGAACAAATAgtaatgagtaacttaccagaatttagattataagaAAATGTTGGTTACTATACATAAGATTAAAAATATCAATGGTAAATGGCTGTTGtacattttgaataaaataaaaaacaataaaaattcttagcaaaaacacttaacaaaggataaaaattggttaaattttgaaGTAATGATCTAAATTTGATTGACTTTTAATAAGTTTAGTTTATTATAAATACATGGCTGACAAAAACTAAATGTAACTATGGTAATAGTATATAGGTGTTTATAAGGAATTGAATAAAAATCTATGATAAGAAAATAAGGAAATTTATGTTTTCAAAAAGCAGAAAAgttaatgttaaatattagtgatattaattgattttgtCAAAGTTTAGTACCAATTTCAAAAGTATAGGAGATTTGAAAAATCTTATGATC
Protein-coding regions in this window:
- the LOC126893048 gene encoding uncharacterized protein LOC126893048 yields the protein MKSRVIKLSDPSFHNKNLEILTKLFISNSYPTTLINKILFNTVHNEDLTPSPATNNVDLDGLGNDRVSNTPTLNRYFSIPYIKDITPGLTRIFNNLENNNNNNDNHFKINVAFRSALTINKLFSKVKDKTEIGKLSNIVYKVPCSSCKKSYIGQTSHLLKFRITLHKSDSRLQPDRCALAKHVHTTGHSMDFENTIVLHQENNKFKREFIEMFYIFLNDSSINVKGDFKNLSDIYHLLLRSDTSHRSNLHDSNLTDNT